From the genome of Deinococcus sp. AJ005, one region includes:
- a CDS encoding twin-arginine translocase TatA/TatE family subunit encodes MPNIGPAELIVILLVALVVFGPRKLPELGKSLGAGLREFRKSTQSLKDELDVGLNDKGAQAAPIQTIHASVPAQSVSAAPVSAAAVTPQAQAAAPAAEVMAEPVTAAPVTAAVNLDKEKEVVQG; translated from the coding sequence ATGCCCAACATCGGCCCCGCAGAACTGATCGTGATTTTACTGGTTGCCCTGGTGGTCTTTGGCCCCCGCAAACTCCCTGAACTGGGCAAGAGCCTGGGCGCGGGCCTGCGCGAGTTCCGCAAGAGTACCCAGAGCCTCAAGGACGAGCTGGATGTCGGCCTGAACGACAAGGGCGCGCAGGCGGCCCCGATTCAGACCATTCACGCCTCGGTTCCGGCCCAGTCTGTGAGCGCCGCCCCAGTCAGTGCCGCCGCCGTGACGCCGCAGGCCCAGGCTGCCGCGCCCGCCGCCGAGGTCATGGCCGAACCCGTGACCGCTGCACCTGTGACGGCAGCGGTCAATCTGGACAAAGAGAAGGAAGTTGTGCAGGGCTGA
- a CDS encoding YifB family Mg chelatase-like AAA ATPase, protein MLARARSVALIGVDAVAVEVEVDVSPGLPAFTVVGLPDQAVSEARERVRAAIRNAGLPFPAARITVNLAPADLRKEGPLYDLPIALGVLAAQDLLPARALDGLLCAGELALDGSLRPIAGAVNLALLASSLKLPALLPEGNAREAALIDGLTVYGARTLLEAVAHLSGRAKLPVTSAPEAEDDSGLHLDLADLKGQAAARRALEVSLAGGHNLLLVGSPGSGKTMLARRAPGLLPPLTRAEALEVTRIHSAAGVLNLRGGLSLGAPYRAPHHTVSDAGLIGGGSIPRPGEVSLAHRGILFLDEFPEFSRKALETLRQPLEDGTVTISRARATVEYPARFQLIAAMNPCPCGHLGDPEKGCTCTASERTRYAARISGPLLDRLDIVCRVPRLTVDELTRAPEPEASAPVRARIMAARRRMMERQGSRNADLAGQALRKFARLAPGPENFIRAAARQLGLTGRGFDRVLRVARTVADLGGEADVRETHLAEAVTYRPRELT, encoded by the coding sequence ATGCTGGCCCGCGCCCGCAGCGTGGCCCTGATCGGTGTGGACGCCGTTGCCGTGGAAGTCGAGGTGGATGTCTCGCCGGGTCTGCCCGCATTCACGGTGGTGGGGCTGCCCGATCAGGCGGTCAGTGAGGCGCGTGAGCGGGTGCGGGCGGCGATTCGCAACGCGGGACTGCCTTTCCCAGCAGCCCGAATCACAGTCAATCTGGCCCCGGCGGACCTGCGAAAAGAGGGACCGCTGTATGACCTGCCCATTGCGCTGGGCGTGCTGGCGGCCCAGGACCTGTTGCCCGCGCGGGCGCTGGACGGCCTGCTCTGTGCGGGAGAACTGGCGCTGGACGGCAGCCTGCGGCCCATCGCCGGGGCAGTCAATCTGGCGCTGCTGGCCTCATCGCTGAAGCTGCCCGCCCTGCTGCCAGAAGGCAACGCGCGCGAGGCGGCGCTCATTGACGGCCTGACCGTCTACGGCGCGCGGACCCTGCTGGAGGCGGTGGCCCACCTGAGCGGACGCGCCAAACTCCCGGTCACGTCTGCCCCGGAGGCGGAAGACGACTCCGGCCTGCACCTCGATCTGGCGGACCTGAAGGGGCAGGCGGCGGCGCGGCGGGCGCTGGAAGTGTCGCTGGCTGGCGGCCATAACCTGCTGCTCGTCGGCTCTCCGGGCAGTGGCAAGACCATGCTGGCCCGCCGCGCGCCGGGGCTGCTGCCCCCGCTGACCCGTGCCGAGGCGCTGGAGGTCACGCGCATCCATTCCGCGGCGGGCGTCCTGAACCTGCGCGGTGGCCTGAGCCTGGGTGCGCCGTACCGCGCGCCTCACCACACCGTTTCGGATGCGGGATTGATCGGCGGCGGCAGCATTCCCCGGCCCGGCGAGGTCAGTCTGGCCCACAGGGGAATTTTATTTCTCGACGAGTTCCCCGAATTTAGCCGCAAGGCCCTGGAAACCCTGCGCCAGCCGCTGGAAGACGGCACGGTCACGATCAGCCGGGCGCGGGCCACGGTGGAGTATCCGGCGCGCTTTCAACTGATCGCGGCCATGAATCCATGCCCTTGTGGACATCTTGGCGATCCAGAGAAAGGCTGCACCTGCACGGCCTCCGAGCGAACGCGCTACGCCGCCAGAATCAGCGGGCCGCTGCTGGACCGCCTAGATATCGTCTGCCGCGTCCCTCGCTTGACGGTAGATGAACTGACGCGTGCGCCGGAGCCAGAAGCATCGGCCCCAGTTCGGGCACGAATCATGGCGGCGCGCAGGAGGATGATGGAACGCCAGGGAAGCCGCAACGCCGATCTAGCCGGACAGGCGCTGCGAAAATTTGCCCGGCTGGCCCCCGGCCCGGAAAACTTCATCCGTGCGGCGGCGCGGCAACTGGGCCTGACCGGGCGCGGCTTTGACCGCGTGCTGCGCGTGGCCCGCACGGTGGCGGACCTGGGCGGCGAGGCGGACGTGCGCGAGACCCATCTGGCCGAGGCCGTCACCTACAGGCCACGCGAGCTGACCTGA